The genome window AAAGTAATTTCCCACATAACTCAACTATAATATTTTCTATGATAAAACTTGAACTATTACAATAATTATGCCATATATGTAGTAACCCAAAAGAAGAGGAGACTACATATGTTTAAAGAATTTAATGCCCATCCAAAGGGAATCAAAACAAACGATTGTGTTGTTAGAGCTATTGCTACTGCAACGAATTCAGATTATTTTGAAACAAGAAGACGTTTGAATAATAAGAAAAGAGAACTTGGATTCGCTAGTTATAGGGAATCCAAGTTTTTATATGCTTATTTGAAAGACTACCCTCGATTAATATTTAAACCTATAAAAGGGGAACCTAGAATAAAGGGGAAAGATTTCGTTTTACTTTATCCCAAAGGCAATTATATTTTAAAAATGGCGGGACATGTTGTTGCTTGTGTAGATGGAACATTAATAGATACATGGGATTGTAGTGATCAATCTGTTTATACTGCCTGGGAAATTAACAAAGACGAATACTCCATTTGATTGTTGTATCAATTCTACCTTTTGTTTTGTAGGCACCAGTATGCAGTAGCGGTTTCGCTTCTGTATTTTTCATTGTATGATGGTTTAGTTTTTTTCCTGTTACATTGATAAATAAAATGATCGTATCATAATCAGCTATTAGTAAACCATCAAAAATAGAATTTATGATATCAGGGTTTAAGCTTTGTGTTGGATACGTTAATGCTTTGATACGTTTTTTAATGTCGAGTACATGTTGCTGGTGTTCTTCTAGATTGTTGTATTCATCTTCTAATGCAGTATAATTGATACTTTCTTGAATGATGAGTGTTTCTAGTTCGTAGAGTAACATCCGGTCTTTTTTACTTTTTGGTGTTTTGCGTCCAAGTGCATAATATTGTCTCATATAATCTTCAACAATATGTTCCTGGTCTGTTAACTCTGTTAATATATCATCCTTGGATAACAAGTTATTCGTATGGTGATCAAATATGAGTTCCATACGGCCAAATTTTCGCGATAAGGCGTTTAATGATCGGTAGAGTACTTTGGATAGGTGCTTGTGGTAAAAACGCGGGAGTTGGGAACTAATGAGATAATCTTGCTTATTGGTTTCTTCATCATTGACATCAAGATTGGTTTGTAATCGGTATATCTTTTTCTTATGCGGAATGGAATACCCAAATTGTTCGTAGTGTTCAAGGTCTAATCGTTTCCTTTTTTTCTGTTTTCTTTTCTGCTTGTCATAAATAGCTTGAACTGCATCAAACGTTTCGATATCAATAATCGGTTCATGATGATTATTGATAATGTATTTTGGTTGTTCACCGTTGTTAATACAGCTCTTTTTTTCTAAACCATCGACTTTAATATAGGTTTTACCATAAATTATCTTCCCGGCGTATTTTTCATTTTTTAGAATCGTTTGTATTTGACTAGGTTTAGTAAAGGGATAACCACGAGTGGTTCGGTGGTTTTTACTTTGTACATAGCGGAGGATTGTACCTGGTTTTTCTCCTGCTAGTTTCATTTGAAAAATGGCTCTAACAGTCTCTGCCTCATCTTCATTGATGATATATTTTCGGTCTTTGGTGATGTCATAACCAAAACATGGATG of Candidatus Izemoplasma sp. contains these proteins:
- a CDS encoding recombinase family protein, whose product is MKDIKIIQSKQAKAYKHQIKRVAAYARVSTKQEMQESSLDIQVRYYAKEIIFHPDYIFAGIYYDHGKSGTSMKKRDGLQALLKKVYAGHIDLVLVKSLSRFARNTIDALKVIQETRKLGVEFFFEKENLSSLDYTIDMILTMMAGLAEAESQQISSNIRWGHRSRAKNGKLHIHPCFGYDITKDRKYIINEDEAETVRAIFQMKLAGEKPGTILRYVQSKNHRTTRGYPFTKPSQIQTILKNEKYAGKIIYGKTYIKVDGLEKKSCINNGEQPKYIINNHHEPIIDIETFDAVQAIYDKQKRKQKKRKRLDLEHYEQFGYSIPHKKKIYRLQTNLDVNDEETNKQDYLISSQLPRFYHKHLSKVLYRSLNALSRKFGRMELIFDHHTNNLLSKDDILTELTDQEHIVEDYMRQYYALGRKTPKSKKDRMLLYELETLIIQESINYTALEDEYNNLEEHQQHVLDIKKRIKALTYPTQSLNPDIINSIFDGLLIADYDTIILFINVTGKKLNHHTMKNTEAKPLLHTGAYKTKGRIDTTIKWSIRLC